From the Streptococcus oralis ATCC 35037 genome, one window contains:
- the tmk gene encoding dTMP kinase yields MSKGFLVSLEGPEGAGKTSVLEALLPILEEKGVEVLTTREPGGVSIGEKIREVILDPSHTQMDPKTELLLYIASRRQHLVEKVLPALEAGKLVIMDRFIDSSVAYQGFGRGLDIDAIDWLNQFATDGLKPDLTLYFDIEVEEGLARIAANSDREVNRLDLEGLDLHKKVRQGYLSLLDKEGNRMVKIDASLPLEQVVETTKAVLFDRMGLAK; encoded by the coding sequence ATGTCAAAAGGATTTTTAGTCTCTCTTGAGGGACCAGAGGGAGCAGGAAAGACCAGTGTTTTAGAGGCTCTACTCCCAATTTTAGAGGAAAAAGGAGTAGAGGTACTGACGACCCGTGAGCCAGGTGGAGTCTCGATTGGAGAGAAGATTCGGGAAGTGATTTTAGATCCAAGTCATACGCAGATGGATCCTAAAACAGAGCTTCTTCTCTATATCGCCAGTCGCAGACAGCACTTGGTGGAAAAAGTTCTCCCAGCACTTGAAGCTGGCAAGTTGGTCATTATGGACCGCTTCATTGATAGTTCTGTTGCTTATCAGGGATTTGGCCGTGGCTTGGATATTGATGCCATTGATTGGCTCAATCAGTTTGCGACAGATGGCCTCAAACCTGATTTGACACTCTATTTTGACATCGAGGTCGAAGAAGGGCTGGCTCGCATTGCTGCCAATAGTGATCGCGAGGTCAATCGTTTGGACTTGGAAGGCTTGGACTTGCACAAGAAAGTCCGTCAAGGCTACCTTTCTCTTCTGGACAAAGAAGGAAATCGCATGGTCAAGATTGATGCGAGTCTTCCTTTGGAGCAAGTTGTGGAAACGACCAAGGCTGTCTTGTTTGACAGAATGGGCTTGGCTAAATGA
- a CDS encoding DNA polymerase III subunit delta': MKQDQLKAWQPDQFDRFVRILEQDQLNHAYLFSGFFGSLEMAQFLAKSLFCTDKVGVLPCEKCRNCKLIEQEEFPDVTLIKPVNQVIKTERIRELVGQFSQAGIESQQQVFIIEQAEKMHPNAANSLLKVIEEPQSEVYIFFLTSDEEKMLPTIRSRTQIFHFKKQEEKLILLLEQMGLVKKKATFLAQFCQSRAEAEKLVNQASFWTLVDESERLLTWLLAKKKESYLQVSKLASLADDKEKQDQVLRILEVLCGQDLLQERIRQILQDLLEARKMWQANVSFQNAMEYLVLKEI; encoded by the coding sequence ATGAAACAAGATCAACTAAAGGCTTGGCAGCCAGACCAGTTTGACCGCTTTGTCCGTATCTTAGAACAAGACCAGCTCAATCATGCCTATCTCTTTTCAGGTTTCTTTGGAAGCTTGGAAATGGCACAGTTTTTGGCTAAGAGCCTCTTTTGTACGGATAAAGTAGGCGTTCTACCATGTGAGAAATGCCGAAACTGCAAGCTGATTGAGCAGGAAGAATTTCCCGATGTTACTTTAATCAAGCCAGTCAATCAGGTCATCAAGACAGAACGGATTCGGGAATTGGTGGGTCAGTTTTCTCAAGCAGGGATTGAAAGCCAGCAACAGGTTTTCATTATCGAGCAGGCGGAGAAAATGCACCCCAACGCAGCTAATTCTCTGCTCAAGGTCATCGAAGAACCCCAGAGTGAAGTTTACATTTTCTTCTTAACTAGTGATGAGGAAAAGATGTTGCCGACTATCCGTAGTAGGACACAGATTTTTCACTTTAAAAAGCAGGAAGAGAAGCTCATCTTGCTCCTAGAACAAATGGGGCTTGTTAAGAAAAAAGCGACTTTCTTAGCCCAGTTTTGTCAATCACGAGCTGAAGCTGAAAAGTTGGTCAATCAGGCAAGTTTTTGGACCTTGGTGGATGAAAGTGAGCGCCTGCTGACCTGGTTATTAGCCAAGAAAAAAGAAAGTTATCTCCAAGTTTCTAAATTAGCTAGCTTGGCAGATGACAAGGAAAAACAAGATCAGGTCTTGCGAATCCTCGAAGTGCTCTGTGGACAGGATCTCTTGCAAGAAAGGATTCGACAGATTCTGCAAGATTTGCTAGAAGCTAGAAAAATGTGGCAGGCTAATGTCAGCTTTCAAAATGCCATGGAATATCTGGTCTTGAAAGAAATATAA
- the yabA gene encoding DNA replication initiation control protein YabA, whose product MDKKELFDALDDFSQQLLVTLADVEAIKKNLKSLVEENTALRLENSKLRERLGEVEADTPVKAKHVRESVRRIYKDGFHVCNDFYGQRREQDEECMFCDELLYRE is encoded by the coding sequence ATGGATAAAAAAGAATTATTTGACGCGCTGGACGATTTTTCCCAACAGTTACTGGTGACCTTGGCCGATGTGGAAGCCATCAAGAAAAATCTCAAGAGCCTGGTAGAGGAAAATACAGCTCTTCGCTTGGAAAATAGTAAGTTGCGCGAACGCTTGGGCGAGGTGGAAGCAGATACTCCCGTCAAGGCCAAGCATGTTCGTGAAAGCGTCCGTCGGATCTATAAAGACGGTTTTCACGTATGTAATGATTTTTATGGACAACGCCGAGAGCAGGACGAGGAATGTATGTTCTGTGACGAGTTGTTGTACAGGGAGTAG
- the rsmI gene encoding 16S rRNA (cytidine(1402)-2'-O)-methyltransferase: MQIQKSFKGQSPYGKLYLVATPIGNLDDMTFRAIQTLKEVDWIAAEDTRNTGLLLKHFDISTKQISFHEHNAKEKIPDLIGFLKAGQSIAQVSDAGLPSISDPGHDLVKAAIEEEIAVVTVPGASAGISALIASGLAPQPHIFYGFLPRKSGQQKQFFDLKKDYPETQIFYESPHRVSDTLENMLEVYGDRSVVLVRELTKIYEEYQRGKISELLESIAETPLKGECLLIVKGASQDVEEKDEEDLFSEIQSRIQQGMKKNQAIKEVAKLYQWNKSQLYAAYHEWEENQEND, translated from the coding sequence ATGCAGATTCAAAAAAGTTTTAAGGGACAATCTCCATATGGCAAACTTTATCTAGTGGCAACACCGATTGGCAATCTAGATGACATGACCTTTCGTGCCATTCAGACCTTGAAAGAAGTGGACTGGATTGCAGCTGAGGACACGCGCAATACAGGACTTTTGCTCAAGCATTTTGACATTTCCACCAAGCAGATTAGTTTTCACGAGCACAATGCCAAGGAAAAAATTCCTGATTTGATTGGTTTCTTGAAAGCAGGACAAAGTATCGCTCAGGTATCCGATGCGGGTCTGCCTAGTATCTCGGACCCTGGTCATGATTTGGTTAAGGCAGCTATTGAGGAAGAAATTGCAGTAGTGACAGTTCCGGGTGCCTCTGCAGGGATTTCTGCTTTGATTGCCAGTGGTTTAGCTCCACAACCACATATCTTTTACGGTTTCTTACCGAGAAAATCAGGCCAGCAAAAGCAATTTTTCGACTTAAAAAAAGATTACCCAGAAACTCAGATTTTCTACGAATCGCCCCACCGTGTATCAGATACATTGGAAAATATGCTAGAAGTCTACGGTGACCGCTCGGTAGTCTTGGTCAGGGAATTGACCAAAATCTATGAAGAATACCAACGAGGAAAGATTTCAGAGCTACTAGAAAGTATTGCTGAAACGCCACTCAAGGGTGAATGCCTTCTCATCGTTAAAGGCGCAAGTCAGGATGTGGAGGAAAAGGACGAGGAGGACTTGTTTTCAGAAATCCAATCTCGTATCCAGCAAGGCATGAAGAAAAATCAAGCCATTAAGGAAGTTGCGAAACTCTACCAGTGGAATAAAAGCCAACTCTACGCTGCCTACCACGAATGGGAAGAAAATCAAGAAAATGACTAA
- the trmFO gene encoding methylenetetrahydrofolate--tRNA-(uracil(54)-C(5))-methyltransferase (FADH(2)-oxidizing) TrmFO — translation MSQSYINVIGAGLAGSEAAYQIAERGIPVKLYEMRGVKSTPQHKTDNFAELVCSNSLRGDALTNAVGLLKEEMRRLGSVILESAEATRVPAGGALAVDRDGFSQMVTEKVANHPLIEVVRDEITELPTDVITVVATGPLTSDALAEKIHALNGGDGFYFYDAAAPIIDVNTIDMSKVYLKSRYDKGEAAYLNAPMTKQEFMDFHEALVNAEEAPLNSFEKEKYFEGCMPIEVMAKRGIKTMLYGPMKPVGLEYPDDYTGPRDGEFKTPYAVVQLRQDNAAGSLYNIVGFQTHLKWGEQKRVFQMIPGLENAEFVRYGVMHRNSYMDSPNLLEQTYRSKKQPNLFFAGQMTGVEGYVESAASGLVAGINAARLFKGESEAIFPETTAIGSLAHYITHADSKHFQPMNVNFGIIKELEGERIRDKKARYEKIAERALTDLEEFLTV, via the coding sequence GTGTCTCAATCTTATATCAATGTTATCGGAGCAGGTTTGGCAGGTTCTGAAGCTGCTTATCAAATTGCAGAACGTGGTATTCCAGTTAAACTCTATGAAATGCGTGGTGTCAAGTCAACACCCCAACACAAAACAGACAATTTTGCTGAATTGGTTTGTTCCAATTCCTTACGTGGGGATGCTTTGACCAATGCAGTTGGGCTCCTCAAGGAAGAAATGCGTCGCTTGGGTTCTGTTATCTTGGAATCTGCTGAAGCTACACGTGTTCCTGCTGGTGGAGCCCTTGCGGTGGACCGCGATGGTTTCTCCCAAATGGTGACAGAAAAAGTGGCCAATCATCCCTTGATTGAAGTGGTTCGTGATGAAATTACAGAATTGCCGACTGATGTTATTACAGTTGTAGCGACTGGTCCTTTGACTAGTGATGCCCTAGCTGAGAAGATTCATGCCCTTAATGGCGGTGACGGTTTTTATTTCTACGACGCGGCGGCGCCGATTATCGACGTTAACACCATCGATATGAGCAAAGTCTATCTCAAATCTCGTTATGATAAGGGAGAAGCAGCCTACCTCAACGCTCCAATGACCAAACAAGAATTTATGGATTTCCATGAAGCCTTGGTCAATGCAGAAGAAGCACCGCTGAATTCGTTTGAAAAAGAAAAGTACTTTGAAGGATGTATGCCTATCGAAGTCATGGCTAAGCGTGGCATTAAAACCATGCTTTATGGTCCGATGAAGCCAGTCGGTTTGGAGTATCCAGACGACTACACAGGACCTCGTGATGGCGAATTCAAAACCCCTTATGCAGTTGTCCAGCTTCGTCAGGATAATGCGGCTGGTAGTCTCTACAATATCGTCGGTTTCCAGACCCACCTCAAATGGGGAGAACAAAAGCGTGTCTTCCAAATGATTCCAGGGCTTGAAAATGCGGAGTTTGTTCGCTATGGGGTCATGCACCGCAATTCTTACATGGATTCACCAAATCTTCTTGAGCAGACCTATCGTTCTAAGAAACAGCCAAACCTTTTCTTTGCTGGTCAAATGACGGGTGTAGAAGGCTATGTTGAGTCAGCAGCTTCAGGCTTAGTTGCAGGTATTAACGCAGCTCGTCTCTTTAAGGGTGAAAGTGAAGCTATCTTCCCAGAGACCACAGCGATTGGAAGTCTGGCTCATTACATCACTCACGCTGATAGCAAACATTTTCAACCCATGAATGTCAACTTTGGCATTATCAAGGAGTTGGAAGGCGAGCGTATCCGTGATAAGAAGGCTCGTTATGAAAAAATTGCAGAGCGTGCTCTTACCGACTTAGAGGAATTTTTAACGGTCTAA
- the pyrH gene encoding UMP kinase, with translation MANPKYKRILIKLSGEALAGERGVGIDIQTVQTIAKEIQEVHSLGIEIALVIGGGNLWRGEPAAEAGMDRVQADYTGMLGTVMNALVMADSLQQVGVDTRVQTAIAMQQVAEPYVRGRALRHLEKGRIVIFGAGIGSPYFSTDTTAALRAAEIEADAILMAKNGVDGVYNADPKKDKTAVKFEELTHRDVINKGLRIMDSTASTLSMDNDIDLVVFNMNQPGNIKRVVFGENIGTTVSNNIEEKE, from the coding sequence ATGGCGAACCCCAAGTATAAACGTATTTTAATCAAGTTATCAGGTGAAGCCCTTGCCGGTGAACGTGGCGTAGGGATTGATATCCAAACAGTTCAAACAATCGCAAAAGAGATTCAAGAAGTTCATAGCTTAGGTATCGAAATTGCCCTTGTTATTGGTGGAGGAAATCTCTGGCGTGGAGAACCTGCTGCAGAAGCAGGAATGGACCGTGTTCAGGCCGATTACACTGGAATGCTTGGGACCGTGATGAATGCTCTTGTGATGGCAGATTCATTGCAACAAGTTGGTGTCGATACGCGTGTGCAAACAGCCATTGCCATGCAACAAGTGGCAGAACCTTATGTACGTGGACGTGCTCTTCGCCACCTTGAAAAAGGTCGTATTGTTATCTTTGGTGCTGGTATTGGTTCACCTTACTTCTCAACCGATACAACAGCAGCCCTTCGTGCAGCTGAAATCGAAGCAGATGCCATTCTGATGGCTAAAAATGGTGTCGATGGTGTTTACAATGCCGATCCTAAGAAAGACAAGACAGCCGTTAAGTTTGAAGAATTGACCCACCGTGATGTTATCAACAAAGGTCTTCGTATCATGGACTCAACAGCTTCAACCCTCTCTATGGATAATGACATTGATTTGGTGGTCTTCAACATGAACCAACCAGGCAACATCAAACGTGTCGTATTTGGTGAAAATATCGGAACAACAGTTTCAAATAATATCGAAGAAAAGGAATAG